A genomic stretch from Sulfobacillus thermosulfidooxidans includes:
- a CDS encoding cyclic-di-AMP receptor, translating into MIVNRLLFIIVQSPDAPAVAKALTQNHIRFTQITSRGAFLNLGNTTFMIGTDKALIPAILSIIEQHSHEREILAQKGYVTLHPDIYAYPTTVVVGGAIVFSLPVERYIHLI; encoded by the coding sequence ATGATTGTCAATCGATTGCTTTTTATTATTGTTCAATCCCCAGACGCTCCAGCTGTAGCGAAAGCCTTAACACAGAACCATATTCGCTTTACGCAAATCACCAGCCGGGGCGCCTTTCTTAACCTGGGCAATACCACCTTCATGATTGGAACGGATAAGGCACTAATTCCTGCCATTTTGTCCATAATTGAACAACATAGCCACGAACGTGAGATACTCGCACAAAAAGGCTACGTCACCCTTCATCCTGATATCTATGCATACCCCACTACCGTTGTGGTGGGTGGCGCAATTGTCTTCTCTCTCCCGGTGGAACGCTATATCCATCTCATTTAA
- a CDS encoding ABC transporter ATP-binding protein produces the protein MILEGSQSSSIAVPTGTFRRLLGYLLPYRRKLLLAFFVLMAATATDVIQPILIKIFLDQYLIPRHFPRIVLAELASLYLSLVIVTAILNIIQLQLFQILALDIIQRLRIELFDKAQEIALSFFDRTPVGVIVSRITNDTQSILEMFMTVLSTFVQNVTVLGGILIAMFSLNAQLALYCLILVPVLIGVMALYRKVSSPVFHRARQQLALLNAKLNESLQGMAIIQSMRQERRMRREFGQINDAYRMARFRNMQLNSLLLRPLNDVIYSLTLIFILWYFGISSFAHAVNIGVLYAFVAYLSRFFEPINNMMQRLNFFQQAMVSAERVFQILDHNELAPRKIGDDQPQITHGEVVFDDVSFSYDGQTDVLKHISFTAHPGQTVAIVGHTGSGKSSIINLLMRFYPVERGHIYIDGVDLRQYSSQELRRKMGLVLQEPFLFFGDITSNIRLGNHFISDDDVIQAAQFVQADKFIRQLPEGYHAPIGERGATLSTGQRQLLSFARTMAINPVILALDEATASVDTETEDAIQQALTQMRHGRTTIAIAHRLSTIQDADLIIVLHHGEIVEQGTHQELLARQGLYYKMYLLQQGQTK, from the coding sequence ATGATTCTAGAAGGCAGTCAATCTTCATCCATCGCTGTGCCGACAGGGACTTTTCGTCGATTGCTAGGATATTTACTTCCCTACCGCCGAAAACTGTTGTTGGCATTTTTTGTCTTAATGGCAGCCACGGCAACCGATGTCATTCAACCGATTTTGATTAAGATTTTTCTCGATCAATATTTGATTCCCCGGCATTTTCCCCGGATCGTGTTAGCAGAATTGGCGAGTTTGTATCTGAGTTTAGTTATTGTCACCGCTATTCTTAACATCATCCAATTGCAACTGTTTCAAATCCTTGCTTTAGACATTATTCAACGTTTGCGTATTGAACTATTTGACAAAGCGCAGGAAATTGCTCTCTCATTTTTCGACCGCACACCCGTTGGAGTCATTGTCTCTCGAATTACAAATGATACGCAGTCCATTTTGGAAATGTTCATGACCGTGCTCTCAACCTTTGTTCAAAACGTGACGGTCTTAGGCGGCATCCTTATCGCAATGTTTTCGTTAAATGCACAGTTAGCATTGTATTGTCTCATTTTAGTGCCCGTCTTAATTGGAGTGATGGCCTTATACCGAAAGGTAAGCTCGCCAGTCTTTCACCGTGCACGTCAACAGCTTGCCTTACTCAATGCCAAGCTTAACGAGTCATTGCAAGGCATGGCGATTATTCAATCCATGCGCCAAGAGCGCCGGATGCGGCGGGAATTTGGACAAATCAATGATGCATACCGCATGGCTCGCTTTCGTAATATGCAATTGAATAGCTTGTTATTGCGTCCCTTAAATGATGTCATATATTCTTTGACCCTCATTTTCATCCTGTGGTATTTTGGAATTTCCTCTTTTGCGCACGCTGTCAATATTGGGGTACTTTATGCATTTGTTGCCTATTTAAGCCGATTTTTTGAGCCCATCAATAACATGATGCAACGGTTAAATTTCTTTCAACAGGCGATGGTATCGGCTGAACGTGTTTTTCAAATTCTCGACCATAATGAATTGGCTCCCCGAAAAATCGGTGACGATCAGCCCCAGATTACCCACGGCGAAGTGGTCTTTGACGATGTGTCTTTCTCTTATGACGGGCAAACCGATGTGCTGAAGCATATCAGTTTTACCGCGCATCCCGGTCAAACGGTAGCAATTGTGGGGCATACCGGCAGTGGCAAAAGTTCTATCATCAATTTATTAATGCGGTTTTATCCCGTAGAACGAGGCCACATTTATATTGACGGCGTCGATTTGCGCCAGTATTCCTCTCAGGAACTACGGCGAAAGATGGGTTTGGTCTTGCAAGAACCCTTTCTGTTCTTTGGAGATATTACATCCAATATTCGTTTAGGCAATCACTTCATTTCAGATGATGACGTCATCCAAGCAGCACAATTTGTCCAAGCGGACAAATTTATTCGCCAACTCCCCGAGGGCTATCATGCGCCCATTGGAGAGCGTGGTGCCACCTTATCAACCGGTCAGCGCCAATTACTCTCATTTGCCCGGACGATGGCGATCAATCCAGTAATTTTGGCTCTTGATGAAGCGACGGCCAGTGTTGATACCGAAACGGAAGACGCCATACAACAAGCGCTGACCCAGATGCGCCACGGCCGCACGACGATCGCCATCGCGCACCGGCTGTCAACAATTCAGGACGCCGATCTCATCATCGTGTTACATCACGGAGAAATCGTAGAACAAGGGACACACCAGGAATTACTCGCCCGCCAAGGTCTTTACTACAAGATGTATTTATTGCAACAGGGACAAACAAAGTAA